A stretch of DNA from Roseovarius sp. W115:
GGACAAGGTGAACCGACTTTCATCTGGCCGTGATCAGCTTGAGAACAGCAGTTATACGCCTGGGCAACTAAATGAATGCGGTATAGCCGTGAATCAGGATGGCGCCCGTCGTTCAGCATTTCAACTTTTGTCGTATCCGGATGTAGATTTTTCAACGCTGATTGGTCTGGACGAGTCCTTCTCGTCAATAGATCCGGATACGAGAGAGCAATTGTCCAAAGACGCGCTATACGCAAATTACATCGAACGACAGAAACGGGATGTAGAGCAAATGAAACGAGATGAGGCGCATGTTATTCCTGGGGACTTCGAGTATTCTGGAATTCAAGGGCTATCCAATGAGCTCAAATCGAAGTTGTCGAAGTCTCGCCCTGAGAATCTTGCACAGGCCTCGAGGATTGATGGCATGACGCCTGCGGCACTGACTTTGTTGCTTGCTAAGCTACGTCAAGAAAATCGGAACAAGAGCGCGTGACACTTGGTGGGTTTCTGGATGTTTCACGTGAAACAATGGAACGTCTTGAGCGATACTCAGAGCTTCTAGTCAAATGGAATCCTAGAATAAACCTGGTTTCCAAATCCACGATTGATGATCTTTGGACACGCCACATTCTGGATTCAGCACAAATTTTTGAAATTCCCAAAGGCGGTATCCGTAGATGGGTCGACTTGGGCTCGGGTGGAGGTTTTCCGGGTCTGGTTGTTGCAGTTCTTGTACGAGAGCTAGAACAGCAGTTTGAAATCATGCTTGTGGAAAGTGATGCCCGGAAGTGCGCGTTTCTTTCAAGTGTTGCCAGAGAGTTGGATTTAAAGGTTCAAATCAAAAATGACCGGATTGAAAATCTCAATTCGTTGGATGCAGATATTGTCTCAGCCCGAGCGCTGGCGGATTTGTCTTCTCTTTTGGATTTATCAGAAAGACATTTGGCGCAAGGAGCCACGCTTCTTCTTATGAAGGGAAAAAAATGGCGCTCAGAACTGGAAACCGCACAATCAAAGTGGAACTTTGACTGTCAAATTGTTAAAAGCAAAACGAGCGAAGGCTCTGTCATTCTTTGCGTTTCAGGAGTATGCCGTGTCTGATCCGACGCGTTATCACGATCCCAAAATTGTTGCAGTTGCTAATCAAAAAGGTGGTGTTGGGAAGACAACGACGACCATCAATCTGGGTGCGGCGCTTGCGGAGTTGGGGCGACGCGTTCTTATCGTTGATCTTGACCCCCAGGGTAACGCGTCGACCGGGCTGGGGATTGAAGCCGACGAACGTACATATACGACCTATGAACTGCTTCTGGAGGAGATCGAGCTCAAGAAAGTTATCTTGGATACTTCGCAACGTGGTTTGAAGATTATTCCGGCAACTGTTGATCTCAGCTCCGCCGACATGGAACTTATTGCAAACGAAAAACGGAGCTTTTTGTTGCATGATGCACTGCGTCAGCCGGCAATGGAAGGTTTTGCGTTTGATTTCATTTTGATTGATTGCCCGCCATCCCTCAACCTTTTGACCGTTAATGCAATGGTTGCCGCGCACTCCGTTTTGGTGCCCCTGCAATCTGAATTCTTCGCTTTGGAAGGCTTGTCTCAATTGATGTTGAGTGTGCGAGAAGTGCGCCAGACGGCTAATCCTGATCTTAGGATTGAAGGTATCGTCCTGACCATGTTTGACGGCCGCAATAACCTGTCGTCTCAAGTCGAGCAGGATGCGCGCGAGAACTTGGGTGATCTTGTTTTCAAAACACGGATTCCTCGGAACGTTCGGGTGAGCGAAGCGCCATCGTTTGCAGTTCCTGTTTTGTCTTACGATCCGATGTCAAAAGGCGCCTTGGCTTATCGAGATTTGGCAAAGGAATTGATGAAGAACAATACACTTAAGGCAGCTTAAACTCAGGGAAGTGTCATGGCAGAGAACAAACCGAAACGAGGACTCGGACGCGGACTTTCGGCACTTATGGCCGATGTGGCGGAGAGTCCTGGAACGCCAGCGGAGCGGCTGAACGAAGCCGATCGTACCTTGCCGATAGAAAGCATCGAGCCTAATCCGGATCAGCCGCGTCGAGATTTTGAGAAAGGGCCTCTGGAAGATCTGGCAGCATCAATTCGGGAGAAGGGTATTATTCAACCCTTGATTGTAAGATCGAGTTCTCGTGATCCGAACCGCTATGAGATTGTTGCAGGGGAACGGCGTTGGCGTGCGGCGCAGATGGCTCAGCTCCATGAAGTGCCAGTTCTGGTGCGAGAGTTTGATGATACCGAAGTTCTTGAAATTGCGATCATTGAAAATATCCAACGTGCAGATTTAAATCCAGTTGAAGAAGCAGCAGGATATAGCCAACTGATGGAGCGGTTTGGTCACACCCAGGAAAAGTTGGCAACTGCGCTTGGAAAGAGCCGTAGTCATATTGCGAACTTATTGCGTTTGTTGAATTTGCCGACTGAAGTTCAGGGGTTTCTGAGAGATGGATCTCTTTCAGCAGGTCATGCAAGGGCTTTGATAACCGCCGCTGATCCCGTTGCCTTGGCCAAGCAGGTCATAAAGAAGGGTCTATCCGTTCGAGATACTGAAAAGCTTGTAAAATCAGAGGCTTCAGATACATCCCGACCGGTGATTAAGGGAGCGGTCGCGCCTGAAAAGGATGCGGATACGATGGCATTGGAAGGTGATTTGTCGGCCAGCCTTGGCATGAAGGTCTCGCTTACACATAGGACAGGCCAAGAAGGCGGGCAATTGACAATCTCATATGAGAGTTTCGATCAGTTGGATGCTCTTTGTCAGAAGCTGACGGCTAGCGACTAGGTCTGGTCCAGATAAAAGTTAGAACTCCGAGCAACACCAAACCCTGAATGGCCGATACCGTCCAAGCTAGTTTCAAGGCCAGTGAAATCCCAAAGACTACCATAATCGACAAAGTTGCAAGACGTTTGGACCGTGCGCCTATCGCACCGCGTTCACGCCAATCTAAAATTGGTGGCCCGACAACAGGATGAGTGATCATCCAGTGATGCAGGCGTTCCGATGAGCGCGCAAAACAAAATGCAGCAAGCAACCAGAGCGGGACTGTTGGGATTAAGGGAAGAAACGCCCCAATTGCGCCAAGTGCTAAGCACATCAACCCCACAGATATATAGATTGCACGCATCTCAACCTGGCATCAGAGTTCTAACAACGGCGTTAAGCATCATACGTCCCTTGAACGTTGTACGGATGGTGCGCGCTTTTGTGGTGATTAAATCCAATTGACGAAGCTCATCCAGGCTCGCTTCTGGTAACGCCTGTGGCGTGAGAGATCTTACTCTGTCGAGACTAACTCCTTCTGACAATCTAAGCCCCATCAGCAACAACTCAGATGCTTGATCCAAATAGGACAGTGGATCACGAGATTTCTCGGGCGTTCCACTATCGACCTCTGCCAGCCACTTGCTGGGCTGGGACCAGCACTCTGTCGCATATCTTGTCTTTCCCAAAGTCACGCGCCCATGCGCCCCGGGCCCGATTCCTATGTAATCTCCACCTCGCCAATAAATAAGGTTATGTCGCGATTCAGAGCCAGGTTTGGCATGGTTAGACACTTCATATGCGTCGAAACCCGCAAACTGACAAAGTTTCTGAGTGAGTTCGAACATATCTGCGGAACCATCTTCGCTCGGCAGACCCTTTAAAAGCCCACGCGCATCGCGCTCACCAAACGCCGTGCCAGGCTCAATCGTCAATTGATACAGGGACAAATGATCACCCGCGAGCAATAGTGCTTCCTCAAGCTCTTTTTCCCAAGCCGAAAGAGATTGATCCTGCCTTGCGTAGATCAGATCAAAACTAACGCGCTCGAAAGTCGATTGCGCGATGTTCAACGCGGTTTTGGCATCTTCTGCTGAGTGAAGGCGCCCAAGCCGCTTTAGATCAGAATCGTCCAACGCCTGAACGCCTAGCGACACCCGATTCACACCCGCCTTTGCAAATTTGGAAAATTTCTCAGCTTCCACGGAGCTGGGGTTGGCTTCCAACGTGACCTCCAGGTCATTCGCTGTTCGCCATGTCTCATGGACGCGATCTAAAATTTGCCCCACAAGCTCAGGCTGCATCAAACTTGGGGTTCCACCCCCAAAGAACACGGAATTCAACAACCGGTTCGGCAGCAAATTTCCGTAGCGATCAATCTCGCTCAGATATGCTTTAAGCCATTGCTTTTGATCAATCTTTGCCTGGACGTGGCTGTTGAAATCGCAGTATGGACATTTGGACTCGCAAAAAGGCCAATGAATATAAAGCCCAAACCCGCCATGGCGCCAATCTTCAATCAAAACAACCCTTTACGAGTTTTGCGAACGCGATTGCGCGGTGACTGATCTTATTCTTTTCCCAGCGGACCATTTCCCCAAAGGTTTGATCATAACCGCTGGGCTGGAAAATGGGATCGTATCCGTGCCCTTGGTTACCTCGCATTGGCCAAACAATACGTCCTTCAATTGTTCCTGGGAAAACCTCGTCGTGCTCATCGGGCCAGGCCATCACCAAGGTGCAGCAAAATCGTGCGGTCCAGGGCTCATTGGCGCCGGTTGCTACCAGACAACCATGTGCCTTACTCATTGCCATGACAAAATCGCGACCAGTCTCTGTTTCGGCCCAATCCGCCGTGTAAACACCCGGCTTTCCATTCAAAGCATCAATTTCAATGCCTGAGTCATCGGCCAAAGCAGGAAGGCCCGTCGCCTGAGACGCGGCATGTGCCTTAATGCGAGCATTTCCAACAAATGTGGTCTCTGTTTCTTCTGGTTCTTCGAGGTTCATGTCAGCAGCACCAACCACTGTTACGCCAAAAGGCTCAAGCAAGTTGGCTATTTCTTCCAGCTTTCCGGTATTGTGCGTGGCAACAAGCAGTTCGTTGCCAGAAAATCTACGCACTGGTTGCAGCCTTTTGCGCGGCAACCAGTTCGCCTACACCTTTTTCTGCTAGACCCATCAATTGATCCATTTGATCGCGGCTAAACGTTGAGCCTTCGGCACTCATCTGGATTTCGATCAACTGACCAGATCCTGTCATGATGAAGTTGCCGTCCACGCCGGCTGTACTGTCTTCTGGATAATCCAGATCAAGAACGGGTTGGCCTGCATAGATGCCACAACTTACTGCGGCAACGGGATCAATCAATGGATCGGTCAGAACCTCGCCAGACTTTAGCAATTGGTTCACTGCCAGACGCAGAGCAATCCATCCGCCGGTGATTGACGCACACCGAGTGCCGCCATCAGCTTGAATCACATCACAGTCGACTGTGATTTGACGCTCGCCAAGGGCCACTCTATCCACGCCGGCCCGCAAGCTTCGCCCGATAAGACGCTGAATCTCGACGGTCCGGCCTCCTTGTTTCCCGGCAGACGCCTCGCGCCGCATGCGACTCGATGTTGATCTTGGGAGCATGCCGTACTCTGCCGTTACCCATCCCAGACCGGAGCCTTTTATGAATGGCGGAACACGATCTTCCAACGTGGCGGTGCATAAAACATGTGTGTCGCCCATGCGGATCATGCATGAACCCTCGGCGTGTTTTGTGATACCGGTCTCAATTGAAACCGCACGCATTTCATTTAAATCTCTTCCTGAGGGCCGCATAACAGAACTCCTTTGCTGTCCAACCGGGATACAGGTGACGCATTCCCGTTAGCAACCCCGATTGACCTTTTCGGTACGGCGAATTTAATGGCAGGCCAGAATCAACCGATGAGCACAATGGAAAGTACCCTTCATATCCTTGAAGAGATGAATGATCGCTCGCGTGAAGTGTTTCGGCGTGTGGTCGAATCTTATCTGGCGACGGGTGATCCGGTTGGCTCCAGGACGCTGACCCGAGGAATGTCGGAAAAGGTTTCTGCTGCGACCATTCGTAACGTCATGCAGGACCTGGAATATTTGGGCCTTCTTGACAGTCCACATGTCTCTGCAGGCCGGGTGCCCACGCAGCAAGGGCTACGCATGTTCGTGGATGGTCTTTTGGAAGTACGCAATGTCGAAGAGACAGATCGCGAGACGATAGATGCGACGCTTTCATCTAACTCGGAAGACGTTTCAGGCGCTTTGGATCGCATTGGATCGGCGCTGTCCGGCGTCACACAGGGTGCATCTCTTGTTCTGTCCCCCAAACATGAAGCGCCAATAAAACATATTGAATTCGTTAGCCTTGGTCCGGATAGAGCTCTGGTCGTGTTGGTTTTTGCCGATGGGCATGTAGAGAATCGCATTTTTCATCCTCCCGCAGGGCAAACGCCAAGCGCAATGCGCGAAGCTGCTAACTTCCTAAACAGCATGGTTGAAGGACGCACGGTCTCAGAGCTGCAAACTGTTATTACGGCCCAGATTGAAGCGCGGCGGCAAGAAGTTGATCAGCTTGCGCATCAGCTCGTCGAAAGTGGTTTGGCTGTTTGGGATGGTGAGGCGGACACTTATGAGCGCTTGATTGTACGCGGACGCTCGAATCTGCTCGAATCTGACGCGGACGAAGGAGAGTTGGATCGCATTAGATCTTTGTTCGATGACCTGGAACGTAAACGCGACATTGCCGAATTCCTTGAATTAACGGATCAAGGCGAAGGCGTACGCATTTTTATTGGCTCTGAGAACAAACTTTTCTCACTTTCGGGTTCCTCTTTGGTTGTATCTCCATATATGAACTCTGATCGAAAGATTGTGGGCGCTGTGGGTGTCATTGGACCGACGCGCCTGAATTACGGGCGTATTGTTCCGATTGTTGATTATACGGCGCAGCTTGTCGGCAAGCTGATCGCCGACCGAAGTTAGAGGGCTGACATGGCTGAGTCGAAAGAAGAACAGTTTCTGGACGACATTGAACAGGCAGAAGCAGAAGAGCAATCTGTCATTTTTGATGATGTGGTCGACACGCCTGAGGATGAAATAGAACAGCTGCGTGCCGAGCGTGACGCGCTGCAGGATAAATTCATGCGCGCTCTTGCTGAGGCAGAAAATGCCCGTAAGCGTGCCCAAAAAGATAGAATGGAAGCAGAGAATTACGGCGGAACGAAGCTTTCACGTGATTTGCTTCCGGTCTTCGACAATATGAAGCGTGCGGTTGACTCTGTGACGGAAGAACAACGCGAAGCGGCCGGCGCATTGATCGAAGGCATTGAGCTTACGATGCGTGAACTTATCAACGTGTTCAACAAACACGGTATTCGTATGATCAATCCCGAAGTGGGGGACAAGTTTGACCCGCAGGAGCACGAGGCCATGTTTGAAGCGCCTGTTCCTGGAACAAAAGCCGGTGAAATTATTCAGGTGTCTGCCCAAGGTTTCATGCTTCATGACCGCATTTTGCGTCCGGCACAGGTTGGCGTTTCGTCAAACCCGGGTTGATACTTATGGCTGATGCGCGCTCTTAGACTCATGTATCAGTTCCTAAAACCTCTTGTTCTTCTTCTCTTTCTGCCCAT
This window harbors:
- the hemW gene encoding radical SAM family heme chaperone HemW; translation: MEDWRHGGFGLYIHWPFCESKCPYCDFNSHVQAKIDQKQWLKAYLSEIDRYGNLLPNRLLNSVFFGGGTPSLMQPELVGQILDRVHETWRTANDLEVTLEANPSSVEAEKFSKFAKAGVNRVSLGVQALDDSDLKRLGRLHSAEDAKTALNIAQSTFERVSFDLIYARQDQSLSAWEKELEEALLLAGDHLSLYQLTIEPGTAFGERDARGLLKGLPSEDGSADMFELTQKLCQFAGFDAYEVSNHAKPGSESRHNLIYWRGGDYIGIGPGAHGRVTLGKTRYATECWSQPSKWLAEVDSGTPEKSRDPLSYLDQASELLLMGLRLSEGVSLDRVRSLTPQALPEASLDELRQLDLITTKARTIRTTFKGRMMLNAVVRTLMPG
- a CDS encoding ParA family protein, with the translated sequence MSDPTRYHDPKIVAVANQKGGVGKTTTTINLGAALAELGRRVLIVDLDPQGNASTGLGIEADERTYTTYELLLEEIELKKVILDTSQRGLKIIPATVDLSSADMELIANEKRSFLLHDALRQPAMEGFAFDFILIDCPPSLNLLTVNAMVAAHSVLVPLQSEFFALEGLSQLMLSVREVRQTANPDLRIEGIVLTMFDGRNNLSSQVEQDARENLGDLVFKTRIPRNVRVSEAPSFAVPVLSYDPMSKGALAYRDLAKELMKNNTLKAA
- a CDS encoding ParB/RepB/Spo0J family partition protein, translating into MAENKPKRGLGRGLSALMADVAESPGTPAERLNEADRTLPIESIEPNPDQPRRDFEKGPLEDLAASIREKGIIQPLIVRSSSRDPNRYEIVAGERRWRAAQMAQLHEVPVLVREFDDTEVLEIAIIENIQRADLNPVEEAAGYSQLMERFGHTQEKLATALGKSRSHIANLLRLLNLPTEVQGFLRDGSLSAGHARALITAADPVALAKQVIKKGLSVRDTEKLVKSEASDTSRPVIKGAVAPEKDADTMALEGDLSASLGMKVSLTHRTGQEGGQLTISYESFDQLDALCQKLTASD
- the rph gene encoding ribonuclease PH; translation: MRPSGRDLNEMRAVSIETGITKHAEGSCMIRMGDTHVLCTATLEDRVPPFIKGSGLGWVTAEYGMLPRSTSSRMRREASAGKQGGRTVEIQRLIGRSLRAGVDRVALGERQITVDCDVIQADGGTRCASITGGWIALRLAVNQLLKSGEVLTDPLIDPVAAVSCGIYAGQPVLDLDYPEDSTAGVDGNFIMTGSGQLIEIQMSAEGSTFSRDQMDQLMGLAEKGVGELVAAQKAATSA
- the rsmG gene encoding 16S rRNA (guanine(527)-N(7))-methyltransferase RsmG, whose translation is MTLGGFLDVSRETMERLERYSELLVKWNPRINLVSKSTIDDLWTRHILDSAQIFEIPKGGIRRWVDLGSGGGFPGLVVAVLVRELEQQFEIMLVESDARKCAFLSSVARELDLKVQIKNDRIENLNSLDADIVSARALADLSSLLDLSERHLAQGATLLLMKGKKWRSELETAQSKWNFDCQIVKSKTSEGSVILCVSGVCRV
- the hrcA gene encoding heat-inducible transcriptional repressor HrcA; amino-acid sequence: MESTLHILEEMNDRSREVFRRVVESYLATGDPVGSRTLTRGMSEKVSAATIRNVMQDLEYLGLLDSPHVSAGRVPTQQGLRMFVDGLLEVRNVEETDRETIDATLSSNSEDVSGALDRIGSALSGVTQGASLVLSPKHEAPIKHIEFVSLGPDRALVVLVFADGHVENRIFHPPAGQTPSAMREAANFLNSMVEGRTVSELQTVITAQIEARRQEVDQLAHQLVESGLAVWDGEADTYERLIVRGRSNLLESDADEGELDRIRSLFDDLERKRDIAEFLELTDQGEGVRIFIGSENKLFSLSGSSLVVSPYMNSDRKIVGAVGVIGPTRLNYGRIVPIVDYTAQLVGKLIADRS
- a CDS encoding nucleotide exchange factor GrpE, which translates into the protein MAESKEEQFLDDIEQAEAEEQSVIFDDVVDTPEDEIEQLRAERDALQDKFMRALAEAENARKRAQKDRMEAENYGGTKLSRDLLPVFDNMKRAVDSVTEEQREAAGALIEGIELTMRELINVFNKHGIRMINPEVGDKFDPQEHEAMFEAPVPGTKAGEIIQVSAQGFMLHDRILRPAQVGVSSNPG
- the rdgB gene encoding RdgB/HAM1 family non-canonical purine NTP pyrophosphatase, translating into MRRFSGNELLVATHNTGKLEEIANLLEPFGVTVVGAADMNLEEPEETETTFVGNARIKAHAASQATGLPALADDSGIEIDALNGKPGVYTADWAETETGRDFVMAMSKAHGCLVATGANEPWTARFCCTLVMAWPDEHDEVFPGTIEGRIVWPMRGNQGHGYDPIFQPSGYDQTFGEMVRWEKNKISHRAIAFAKLVKGCFD
- a CDS encoding YbaN family protein, whose protein sequence is MRAIYISVGLMCLALGAIGAFLPLIPTVPLWLLAAFCFARSSERLHHWMITHPVVGPPILDWRERGAIGARSKRLATLSIMVVFGISLALKLAWTVSAIQGLVLLGVLTFIWTRPSR